The following proteins are co-located in the Calliphora vicina chromosome 2, idCalVici1.1, whole genome shotgun sequence genome:
- the LOC135951040 gene encoding SUN domain-containing ossification factor isoform X3, translating to MLIQILTNFISCEFKKIKTNLTMFLIFFWIIWFSQILAISTMFMSLPDITDIPTVTVTELPLEVLQQPQNTLDSVIIDDGGGDRSSEERVNRTIEVIPETEEEIQKDEQIVKINDSGGGVEGSADSIQPTPTTASPTTDDQEVISSMNNIPTDTNNINTTQSSSINASVEQQQQQQQNASSSTSASQVNLTAAEEVPMPVFSEWAQKQMEAAEKQQALEQEQTVNNSAQRKNNTNGNGKPTALKIRAKNYASPDCGAKIIASSAYTSNAGAVLSSSKDEYMLSLCGNRIWFVVELCEAIQAQKIDFANFELYSSSPQNFTVAVSKRFPTREWSNVGRFEAEDKRTVQSFDLHPHLFGKFVRVDINSHYSKEHFCTLSLFRVFGTSEFEAFETENHPNDDLDDFDDEYLLEQNTVKHAESNLFKSASDAVLSIVKKATEVLGKPANNQNQTFKTQPKSVVCRTPIYGLFSCAECPTSLVEKINNILTCEFSQLNLLLSNKGIRNDLLNTQICAKLYGIETKQVLTTQKDIKKSFYVNILPNEYVGALCQLLARPKTLGEKPNNSYVEETNQHNEATELPSNLTIDKKFGKEDLNLLDHPEKKLMKPEIPTLPVEPTKPSTNKSPEVVETSTDINLDDSQQLPRPLEPEAQLEATTLPPKIIQKPNLPDTNIFNVPADEPSSTETEVPVADPDTPASVENFEQAATTAPTTTTPSPTPASNIDPVNAPLKSEEDSNSWDNIDNLLTTVPSTLAGGSAQYNQPKNSNGPQSESVFIRLSNRIKALERNMSLSGQYLEELSRRYKKQVEELHQTLTQQIQTVRTLEEENRRHHELEQSYAERNTQLKNELDDLKLHVHACIVVIIFVGAFVFFVLMVGILFYRALSRETKEVLSIYDKGSKKKNVVTASVTSSQKKINRRKSFEDFSERDQDASNVSGSYVVDKFRRPSEAAMLILKECKGDGTLIKTELQEGEECVHNNPTTSTTRQRKLSVCYGSNSNINQSNNQSAGLPPIHPQKSQIKRKGEKHSWPNTAQAQLQAWQHLEELNADEHIGDSAEISSMRMKKPAGLNGKSKKKKESQSFKRQQSSPAETSLQLNSSTPTELKGAEFDERLMLDEDDLDNFIPNADLAYNEFMPDGPRGYQCVNPNSNANNPASKKTSASKQLVDSNLKKSRRLSSPVFFKSPFTKSLKGKISNSNKSNPAHESTSWEWYRLKKSASSASSGGGGGQMATSISNSTNNAFLRVSPNASLDSSSLSEINFPTNSTENSFRILEEAILSSGESAITTATTASSNCKKSSSGGISSSSNSNRSSSSNSSTQSKKKNRSFNKIFRKVF from the exons ATGTTAATACAAATATTGACAAATTTCATAAGTTGTgagtttaagaaaatcaaaacGAATTTAACcatgtttttgattttcttttggatTATATGGTTTTCACAGATTTTAGCCATTTCTACCATGTTTATGAG TTTGCCTGATATCACTGATATACCCACAGTTACTGTAACGGAATTACCATTGGAAGTTTTGCAACAACCGCAAAATACTTTGGATTCGGTTATAATTGATGATGGTGGTGGCGATAGATCTTCCGAAGAAAGAGTCAATCGTACAATTGAGGTTATACCAGAGACAGAAgaggaaattcaaaaag ATGAACAAATTGTGAAAATAAACGATTCTGGTGGTGGTGTTGAAGGTAGCGCAGATTCCATTCAACCTACACCAACGACTGCATCACCCACAACGGACGACCAAGAAGTAATCTCATCAATGAATAACATTCCAACAGACACGAATAACATAAACACAACACAATCATCATCAATAAATGCTAGTGtagaacaacagcagcaacaacaacaaaatgccaGTTCATCAACCTCCGCTAGTCAAGTGAATCTCACCGCAGCCGAAGAGGTTCCAATGCCGGTTTTTTCAGAGTGGGCACAAAAACAAATGGAGGCAGCAGAAAAACAACAAGCTCTCGAACAGGAGCAAACTGTCAACAATTCGGCACAACGTAAAAACAATACAAACGGTAATGGCAAACCGACAGCTCTCAAAATAAGAGCGAAAAATTACGCATCTCCCGATTGTGGGGCTAAAATTATAGCCTCCAGCGCATACACATCCAATGCTGGGGCTGTTTTGAGTTCATCGAAAGATGAGTACATGTTAAGTTTATGTGGCAATCGCATTTGGTTTGTTGTAGAATTATGTGAAGCTATACAAGcgcaaaaaatcgattttgctaattttgaaCTTTACTCTTCATCGCCGCAGAACTTTACAGTGGCTGTTTCGAAGCGCTTCCCCACCAGAGAGTGGTCGAATGTGGGACGATTTGAGGCTGAAGACAAACGAACTGTACAGAGTTTCGATTTGCATCCCCATTTATTTGGTAAATTTGTGCGTGTCGATATAAACTCGCACTATTccaaagaacatttttgtactTTGTCTTTGTTTCGTGTGTTTGGCACGTCAGAATTTGAGGCTTTTGAGACTGAGAATCATCCAAATGATGATTTAGATGACTTTGACGATGAGTATTTGCTGGAGCAGAACACGGTTAAACATGCCGAATCAAATCTATTTAAATCCGCCTCAGATGCCGTGTTGTCCATCGTGAAAAAAGCCACTGAAGTGCTGGGGAAACCAGCAAATAATCAAAATCAGACATTTAAAACACAACCAAAGTCTGTAGTTTGTCGCACTCCCATCTACGGCTTATTCAGTTGTGCTGAGTGTCCAACGTCGCTGGTGGAAaagataaataatattttgacgTGTGAATTCTCCCAACTGAATTTGTTGTTGAGCAACAAAGGCATACGAAATGATTTGCTAAATACACAAATATGTGCCAAACTCTATGGTATTGAAACTAAACAAGTATTAACGACACAAAAAGACATTAAGAAGAGTTTTTATGTCAACATTTTACCAAACGAATATGTGGGGGCATTATGTCAACTATTGGCCAGGCCTAAAACACTTGGCGAAAAACCGAACAATTCATATGTTGAGGAAACAAATCAACACAATGAAGCTACAGAATTGCCCTCAAATTTAACAATCGATAAAAAGTTTGGCAAGGAAGATCTAAATCTACTGGATCATCCCGAAAAGAAGCTTATGAAACCAGAAATCCCCACCCTACCCGTCGAGCCAACCAAACCCTCTACAAATAAATCACCTGAAGTTGTGGAAACATCCACGGACATCAATCTGGATGATAGTCAACAATTGCCTAGACCCCTGGAACCTGAAGCACAATTAGAAGCTACTACGTTACCGcctaaaattatacaaaaacctAACTTACCTGATACTAATATATTTAATGTACCTGCCGATGAACCATCATCAACAGAGACTGAAGTACCTGTTGCCGATCCAGACACCCCAGCTTCAGTTGAAAACTTTGAACAAGCCGCCACTACTGCACCAACCACTACAACACCCTCTCCTACGCCTGCATCCAATATAGATCCAGTTAATGCACCACTTAAAAGTGAAGAAGATTCAAATTCATGGGATAACATAGATAATTTATTGACAACTGTGCCCTCTACTCTCGCCGGCGGTTCTGCCCAATACAATCAGCCGAAAAACTCAAATGGTCCTCAGTCGGAAAGTGTTTTTATACGTCTTTCAAACCGAATTAAG GCTCTTGAGCGTAACATGTCACTGTCTGGCCAATACCTAGAAGAACTATCACGTCGCTATAAAAAACAAGTCGAAGAATTGCATCAGACTCTGACACAACAAATTCAAACGGTACGCACACTGGAGGAAGAAAATCGACGTCATCATGAACTCGAACAATCATACGCCGAACGAAATACACAACTCAAAAATGAATTGGATGACCTGAAATTACATGTGCATGCCTGCATTGTGGTCATAATATTTGTGggagcatttgtcttttttgtaCTAATGGTGGGCATACTTTTTTATCGTGCTCTAAGCAGAGAAACCAAGGAAGTATTGTCGATCTACGACAAGGGTAGCAAGAAGAAAAATGTGGTGACGGCAAGTGTAACAAGctcacaaaagaaaataaatcgaAGAAAATCCTTTGAAGATTTTTCGGAACGTGACCAGGATGCATCAAATGTGAGTGGTAGTTATGTTGTGGACAAGTTTAGAAGGCCTAGTGAAGCGGCcatgttaattttaaaagagTGTAAAGGAGATGGCACACTGATTAAGACTGAGCTGCAGGAAGGAGAGGAGTGTGTCCACAATAATCCCACAACATCAACAACACGACAGCGTAAATTATCCGTATGTTATGGTAGCAATAGTAATATTAATCAATCAAATAATCAAAGTGCCGGTCTACCACCCATACATCCGCAAAAATCCCAAATAAAGCGTAAAGGTGAAAAACACTCATGGCCCAATACAGCTCAAGCTCAATTACAAGCCTGGCAGCACTTGGAAGAACTAAATGCTGATGAACACATAGGag ATTCTGCAGAAATTTCATCAATGAGGATGAAGAAGCCTGCCGGCTTAAATGGTAAATCGAAAAAGAAAAAGGAATCACAAAGTTTTAAACGCCAGCAGTCTTCGCCAGCCGAAACTTCTCTGCAACTTAATAGTTCGACTCCAACGGAATTAAAAGGGGCCGAATTCGATGAACGCCTTATGTTAGATGAAGATGATTTAGATAATTTCATACCCAATGCTGACTTAGCCTATAACGAGTTTATGCCCGATGGCCCACGTGGCTATCAATGCGTAAATCCTAATTCAAATGCCAACAATCCTGCCTCGAAAAAAACGTCCGCCAGCAAACAGTTGGTGGATAGCAACTTGAAAAAATCACGCCGTCTATCTTCGCCAGTTTTCTTCAAATCACCAtttacaaaaagtcttaaagGTAAAATATCCAACAGCAATAAATCAAATCCAGCTCATGAGTCCACATCATGGGAATGgtatcgtttaaaaaaatcagcttCATCTGCATCATCTGGTGGTGGTGGCGGCCAAATGGCCACTTCCATTTCTAATAGCACTAATAACGCATTTTTACGTGTCTCACCTAATGCCAGCTTGGATTCATCTTCTCTGTCCGAAATTAATTTCCCCACTAATTCTACCGAAAACTCATTTCGCATATTAGAAGAAGCCATTTTATCATCAGGTGAAAGTGCCATTACCACAGCCACAACAGCTTCATCGAACTGTAAGAAATCGTCTTCGGGTGGCATTAGCAGTAGTAGCAATAGTAATCGTAGTTCAAGTTCAAATTCATCGACGCAATCGAAAAAGAAAAATCgaagttttaacaaaattttccgtAAAGTATTTTAA
- the LOC135951041 gene encoding eEF1A lysine and N-terminal methyltransferase homolog, translated as MNLLPKSHEEFAQTDYWNAFFKKRGEKAFEWYGEYLELCEQIHKYVKNNDKILMLGCGNSKLSMDMYDSGFRGIVNIDISAVAIKKMQEINSRTRADMKFLQMDATQMSFEDEQFSVALDKGTLDALFVDDTQDVKETVEKYFKEISRVLRTGGRYICISLLQEHILKYVIEYFPKNSFMLRIVHCLDAEKANQEKNSDNPDAVSMPVFALVATKFKALPMPILEFSSSSDKIQRLTSTQELENAVASVQRAALVCNGLARSNIAGHNEVTMELCKPGETNPRYTIHILDQPPTRGFGKYAAFIVPQGREIEWLFATTEGRKKLQASAKFQRMAVVTLHRDQVYESLDAVKSELSDNVKSLAPLGLKEQIPFLSLGSDVGKRETLVCGFSKLSGDFRVEEIADADGKLLRRLVFLNNQFVIQSEALVKTIKSKDANKFDRKKIDFGYLACQHHLYMSVGVQMATAGPKQNNELKNVLVVGLGGGGLCSFLHAALPNVCVTAVEIDPIMLEVAEQHFELKQDKRLHVVIDDGLVFLETCKNEGRNFDAVLFDVDSKDLSLGMSCPPPTFLADTVLANIKSIIGDRGVFILNLVCRDEALRANALESLKKVFPSLCTYKLDEDINEVVYCTNNEKLTNLKNWKKYLSSSGRNLNAAVKTSKLNHEDMLDVTDFMNDLKL; from the exons ATGAATCTTTTGCCAAAATCTCATGAAGAATTCGCACAAACGGATTATTGGAATGCTTTCTTCAAGAAGCGCGGAGAAAAGGCCTTTGAATG gtATGGCGAGTATTTGGAATTATGTGAACAAATACACAAGTATGTTAAGAACAATGATAAAATTCTCATGCTAGGTTGTGGTAATTCCAAGCTAAGTATGGATATGTACGATTCAGGATTCag AGGTATTGTCAATATTGATATCTCGGCAGTGGCCATTAAGAAAATGCAGGAAATCAACAGTCGTACTCGAGCCGACATGAAATTCTTGCAAATGGATGCTACACAGATGTCGTTTGAGGATGAACAATTTTCGGTGGCTTTGGATAAAGGTACTTTAGATGCTTTGTTTGTTGATGATACGCAGGACGTAAAAGAAACAGTGGaaaagtattttaaagaaattagcagAGTTTTAAGAACGGGTGGTcgttatatatgtatttctttGCTGCAagaacatattttgaaatatgttattgaatattttcctaaaaactCCTTTATGCTGCGTATTGTTCACTGTTTGGATGCGGAGAAAGCTAATCAAGAGAAAAATTCAGATAATCCAGATGCTGTTTCAATGCCAGTTTTTGCTTTGGTTGCTACCAAGTTTAAAGCCCTACCCATGCCg ATTTTAGAATTCAGTTCAAGTAGTGATAAAATTCAACGTTTAACATCCACACAAGAATTGGAAAATGCTGTAGCATCTGTACAACGTGCTGCCCTAGTATGCAATGGTTTGGCGCGCAGTAATATAGCTGGTCATAATGAAGTTACAATGGAATTATGTAAGCCAGGCGAAACAAATCCACGTTATACTATACACATATTAGATCAACCACCAACAAGAGGTTTTGGAAAATATGCTGCATTTATTGTGCCTCAAGGAAG AGAAATTGAATGGCTGTTTGCTACCACAGAAGGCCGTAAAAAGCTTCAGGCATCAGCTAAATTCCAACGTATGGCCGTCGTAACATTACACAGAGATCAAGTGTATGAGTCTTTAGATGCAGTCAAATCGGAATTGTCGGATAATGTTAAAAGTTTAGCTCCGTTGGGCTTAAAAGAGCAG ATACCTTTCCTATCACTTGGTTCAGACGTGGGTAAACGTGAGACTTTAGTTTGTGGATTTTCTAAATTATCTGGAGATTTTCGCGTAGAAGAAATTGCAGATGCTGATGGAAAACTTTTACGACgattagtatttttaaataatcaatttGTAATACAGTCAGAAGCACTGGTTAAAACGA TAAAATCAAAAGATGCAAATAAATTTGACCgcaaaaaaatagattttggtTATTTGGCGTGTCAACATCATTTGTACATGTCGGTGGGTGTACAAATGGCTACCGCGGGTcctaaacaaaataatgaacttaaaaatgttttagttgTGGGTTTGGGTGGCGGAGGTTTATGTAGCTTTTTACATGCAGCATTGCC aaatgTATGTGTTACCGCAGTCGAAATAGATCCCATTATGTTGGAAGTGGCCGAACAACACTTTGAACTTAAACAAGATAAACGACTACATGTGGTTATTGATGATGGTTTAGTTTTTCTAGAAACTTGCAAAAATGAAG GTCGTAACTTCGATGCTGTTTTATTTGATGTTGACAGCAAAGATTTATCATTAGGCATGAGTTGTCCACCACCTACATTCTTAGCCGATACAGTTTTAGCGAATATCAAAAGCATTATCGGTGATAGGGGAGTATTTATTCTTAATTTAGTTTGTCGCGATGAAGCATTACGTGCCAATGCTCTTGAATCCCTTAAGAAAGTTTTCCCCTCGTTGTGCACCTATAAACTTGATGAGGACATAAACGAAGTTGTTTATTGCacgaataatgaaaaattaacaaatcttaaaaactggaaaaaatacTTGAGCTCATCGGGTCGAAATTTAAATGCTGCTGTGAAGACCTCAAAACTAAACCATGAGGATATGTTGGATGTGACTGATTTTATGAATgatttgaaattgtaa